The Bernardetia sp. ABR2-2B DNA window AAATCTATCAAAAGTAAATGCAACTCGTTATTATGGCGATTTGGTAGGAAGATATAATAAAATTCCATTTGTTCAGAATGTAAATCCAGATTTGGATGATTATGCAACTGAATTAGCTATTGAAGGACTTTTTAAATTAGTGGCAGAAGAAGAAAGTAATATTCGTAGTAATATTTCGGCTCGTTCGTCTGAACTTATGAAAAGAGTATTTGCTCAAGCTCCACAGGCACAATAAAAATTTATTAAAGAATCAATTTTTAAGTTCTATCAAAATTCATTGTATGTCTTTTGATAGAACTTTTTTATTGAGTTTAAAATCGTATTATTTACTTTGTGTTTGAATTGCCATTTGATGAATGACTTCGAAAATATCTAGGACTAAGTCAGAAGGCAAGTCTAACTCTTCTGCTATTTTTTGGCGAGAATCTAAGATAGTTTGCCATCGATTGGGTTGAAGAGTTTCTAATTTGTGTTTGCGTTTGTGTTCTCCTATTTTTTTGACAATTTCCATTCGTTGAGCTATAATTTTGATAAGTTCAGTATCAATTTTATCAATTTCTTGACGAGACTGATTTAGACAAGTTTCAGAAGAAAATAAATCAAGACCTGGTTTTTTTTGAGAAGCATTCATAATTGAAATGATTTAGAGTAAAATATTATTTTTTTAGTTTATTTACTAGCAATTGCTAAAAATTTAGTGGCATTATTATGATGGTCATGAATATTTTTTTGGATAGCTTGAAGTCTATAATAATGAATTGCCTCAATTCCTCCAATGGCAGCCGAATCTAAGTTTTTATGTTGATTTTGTTGCTCTCCTATCCAACGAATTGCACCAGCTGTATCACTAAAATTAGTTGGAGTGATTTTTTTGTTTTTAGATAGAAAAATTCCACATTCAGCTAGGGCAACGGGGTGAGAATAAACGGTACGCAAATCTGAAACTTGAGTTCCTTTTTTTGCTGCTAAATGAAGTTGAATAGGTAAATCTATTTCTCCCAAAACCCTCAAGTTCATTGCTTCAATTTTCTCATAATTATCAGAGACCTTTCCGACAAGTGAGTTTTCGACGGCAATCATTCCCATAGACACCCTTTTTTTTGCAACGGCATGTAATAATTCATCAAAGTTTTGACAATGCAACCACTGGTTTTTTTCTCCAAACTGTTTTTGGGCTGCAAGATGATGGAAAGAAAAAAGTTTTCCTTGGATAGCGATAGTTTTCATAGTTTGTTTTAGTTATGTTAGTGCACAAAAAAAACCCTAACTATTTAAAGTCAGGGTTTAGAATTTTTTAGATGTAGTTGGTTCTTAAATTTTGACAATCAACTTTCAATCTGCTTCTTCGTCCTGACTAAAGGGCTAAAAAAGTAGAAATAATAAAAGTTGAAAGAGAAAATAGTAAGAGTCATCTGTTTTTTACAAATTTGAATGTTTTTTGTATTCAGTTAAATATAACTGATTACCTACACACAATAATAAAGACTTATTTTGATTTTTGCAAGGATTATTTGGAATAATATGAAAATAAATTATTGACACCTCTGATAATCAATGATTTATTCAAAAAAAAAGAAAATAGATTGTTGCTTTTTTATTCTTAATTAGGTAATATTTTGTAGATTTGCGCCTTTGGAAATTTAGAAATTTAATTTTCAGAACAAAATGAGTAAGGTCTAAAACATCTACTCCCACACTCACTAATATTATTTTTTACTAAAATCCAACTAAATGGACTTTAAACGCATTTTGCTATCTTTTTTGTGTGTTCCTCTGATTTTTATCTCTACAGCTTTTAGTACATCACACTTAGAAGTTACTCACCCAACAGGTAAAACTAATAAAGGTAAAAAAAGAAAAAAACGTTTTTCTAACCTTGTTACTACCTCTCCAACCTCAACTAATTCTTCTTCTAATTTATCCTCATCTTTCAGTTGCTTCCCCGTTTCTTTAGAATTAACTAATTTTCATTTAGTAGTTAAAGATTCTACAGATAAAGAAAACACACCTCTAGAAGCTGATAGTAAGCAAGAAGAACAAGACAATATTTTAGCTTTGCTTGATGAAGAAGCCAATCAAAAGACAAATGAAAATAATATTGATTTAGATGTAGAAGAGATTAATATGACAGATTTTTCTACTCCTAACAATCTTTCTATTTCTCCTCAATTATTAGAAAAAGTAGTAATAAGAGAAAGGTTTATAAATTCAGTAGTTGATATTGCTGTTGCTCAAGAAGATGTGCCTTACATACATGGAGG harbors:
- a CDS encoding chorismate mutase, translated to MNASQKKPGLDLFSSETCLNQSRQEIDKIDTELIKIIAQRMEIVKKIGEHKRKHKLETLQPNRWQTILDSRQKIAEELDLPSDLVLDIFEVIHQMAIQTQSK
- a CDS encoding C40 family peptidase, whose protein sequence is MDFKRILLSFLCVPLIFISTAFSTSHLEVTHPTGKTNKGKKRKKRFSNLVTTSPTSTNSSSNLSSSFSCFPVSLELTNFHLVVKDSTDKENTPLEADSKQEEQDNILALLDEEANQKTNENNIDLDVEEINMTDFSTPNNLSISPQLLEKVVIRERFINSVVDIAVAQEDVPYIHGGKSPKGFDCSGFVSYVYSQFEINLPASSSSYDYVGKKVQLENAQVGDVICFTGRNLHSGRTGHVGIIIENNPNEPIKFIHAASGSRRKVTYSTMESSYYKPRFRSVRRISTPSIKEILQEIESAE
- a CDS encoding prephenate dehydratase domain-containing protein yields the protein MKTIAIQGKLFSFHHLAAQKQFGEKNQWLHCQNFDELLHAVAKKRVSMGMIAVENSLVGKVSDNYEKIEAMNLRVLGEIDLPIQLHLAAKKGTQVSDLRTVYSHPVALAECGIFLSKNKKITPTNFSDTAGAIRWIGEQQNQHKNLDSAAIGGIEAIHYYRLQAIQKNIHDHHNNATKFLAIASK